In the genome of Patagioenas fasciata isolate bPatFas1 chromosome 12, bPatFas1.hap1, whole genome shotgun sequence, one region contains:
- the GDPGP1 gene encoding GDP-D-glucose phosphorylase 1 produces MASEEPDEPGPEEFVYGEEDFVLQGAGWGTEPGSAPSRFDRALLEGWDDRMERGLFRYRLGPLPTRVLPGPMRLVAQLNVQRGTERRPPQPVCSLRQPFDPAAFNFTRLRPGELLLRLRRAGDAPGPAAPEPLLVAINASPLERGHVLLLPAPARRMPQALTAPALHGGLEAALLSAHPGFCVGFNGLGGCASVNHLHLHGLYLPRPLPVEAAPAQPLCSRLGLLWAGPAPAFLFYAAGPAELGLLAQDVCRAAEHLTDTGLAYNVLAMRGNPPEGAAEAGWGLRVLLWARKPSFGAKNGAAFNVALCELAGYLPVAVEPAFWDLTETDAVRAIREHLLPEIQLLRLGEELARLLMG; encoded by the coding sequence ATGGCGAGCGAGGAGCCGGACGAGCCGGGTCCCGAGGAGTTCGTGTACGGGGAGGAGGACTTCGTCCTGCAGGGAGCCGGCTGGGGGACCGAGCCGGGCTCCGCGCCCTCCCGTTTCGACCGGGCGCTGCTGGAGGGCTGGGACGACCGGATGGAGCGGGGCCTGTTCCGGTACCGGCTGGGGCCGCTCCCCACCCGCGTCCTGCCCGGCCCCATGCGGCTGGTGGCCCAGCTCAACGTGCAGCGCGGCACCGAGCGCCGCCCGCCGCAGCCCGTCTGCAGCCTCCGGCAGCCCTTCGACCCCGCGGCCTTCAACTTCACCCGCCTGCGCCCCGGCGAGCTGCTGCTCCGGCTGCGCAGGGCGGGGGacgcgcccggccccgcggcccccGAGCCTCTGCTGGTGGCGATCAACGCCAGCCCGCTGGAGCGCGGCCACGTCCTGCTGCTGCCGGCCCCGGCGCGGCGGATGCCGCAGGCGCTGACGGCTCCGGCGCTGCACGGGGGGCTGGAGGCCGCGCTGCTCAGCGCCCACCCTGGCTTCTGCGTGGGCTTCAACGGGCTGGGCGGCTGCGCCTCGGTCAACCACCTGCATTTGCACGGGCTCTACCTGCCGCGCCCGCTGCCGGTGGAGGCGGCGCCGGCCCAGCCGCTCTGCTCGCGGCTCGGTCTGCTGTGggccggccccgcgcccgccttCCTCTTCtacgccgccggccccgccgagcTGGGGCTGCTTGCTCAGGACGTGTGCCGGGCGGCGGAGCACCTGACGGACACCGGGCTGGCCTACAACGTGCTGGCCATGCGGGGCAACCCGCCGGAGGGGGCGGCGGAGGCCGGCTGGGGGCTGCGGGTGCTGCTGTGGGCGCGCAAGCCCAGCTTCGGTGCCAAGAACGGCGCCGCCTTCAACGTGGCGTTGTGCGAGCTGGCGGGGTACCTGCCGGTGGCGGTGGAGCCGGCCTTCTGGGACCTCACCGAGACCGACGCTGTGCGCGCCATCCGCGAGCACCTCCTGCCGGAGATCCAGCTGCTGCGCCTCGGCGAGGAGCTGGCGCGGCTGCTGATGGGCTGA
- the CIB1 gene encoding calcium and integrin-binding protein 1: MGGSASMLPRGALSEYQELTFLSKQEILLAYKRFSALLPKEERVNVCSARVPKSQILTLPELRANPFQHRICHVFSTSEDGDDSMSFEDFLDMLSVFSDSATSDIKSHYAFRIFDFDDDGTLDRKDLEKLVNCLTGQGEESRLSNMEMEQLIQNILEESDIDKDGTINLSEFQHVISRSPDFASSFKIIL, from the exons ATGGGGGGCTCGGCCAGCATGCTGCCGCGCGGGGCGCTGAGCGAGTACCAG GAGCTGACGTTCCTGAGCAAGCAGGAGATCCTGCT TGCCTACAAGAGGTTCAGTGCGCTGCTGCCAAAGGAGGAGAGGGTGAACGTCTGCTCCGCGCGCGTTCCCAAGAGCCAGATCCTGACGCTGCCCGAGCTGCGG GCAAACCCCTTCCAGCACCGCATCTGCCACGTGTTCTCCACCTCAGAGGATGGGGATGACAGCATGTCCTTTGAAGACTTCCTTGATATGCTGAGCGTCTTCAGCGACTCTGCTACCTCGGACATCAAATCCCACTATGCCTTCCGCATCTTTG ACTTTGATGACGATGGGACTCTGGACAGAAAAGACCTGGAGAAACTGGTCAACTGTCTGACTGGGCAAGGCGAGGAGTCCCGGCTGAGCAACATGGAGATGGAGCAGCTCATCCAAAAT ATCCTGGAGGAGTCTGACATCGACAAGGATGGCACCATCAACCTCTCCGAGTTCCAGCACGTCATCTCCCGCTCCCCAGACTTCGCCAG CTCCTTCAAGATTATCCTATGA